Below is a genomic region from Rosa chinensis cultivar Old Blush chromosome 5, RchiOBHm-V2, whole genome shotgun sequence.
ttcattgaccataacttcttcatacaaactccgatttttgtgttccgcatgtctacgaactcgtatcgacgcgctctatgaTTTCCATGAAAGAAGTTTTCAAAGAATCCTAACGtacaaaaagtcaacccttgaatcAAAGCATTCCGAGCGAATAATTATCCGaaataatttctttttctcgATTAATCATAAGAACAAGGCATCGAAACCATAATTTGTACCAATTGgaacttttattaattttacaTAAAATACAAGAAATTAATACGAAAATCTAGGTCATTACattgttgttgttatttttgGAATAAGTGTATCACCCAATTCTAATATGTATACTAGCTAGGGAGTAACACTTCATGTGAGCATTTTGGCAAGGTTGTGGTCTTGTTTTGAGAGCTTATAGTCTCTTGTTTGAACCGGTTTGATTGATTATAATGTTCATTTCACTGCAAAAAAAATGACTACTCGCATAGAGAAGAagccctttatttatttattttgcatAAAAGTTAGTTGAGTTTGCAACTATTCCtcaccagtggcggatccagaaaTCTTTCTCAGATAAGGCAAGATTATTAATAGACTTCTTTTCAATTggttttcaaagaaaattttcttatacTTTAATTGGAGTTAAATATGTAGCAATTACATACATGAAAATTGGAGCACAAATAGATATCACTTACTGAAGCAAaattatgaaaaacaaaaaaacaaaaagaaaaatgatcaaGAGGCGAAAAGAGAAGTATAGTTTGTAGTTTATAAAAGTATAAATATTATGTtatcttaaaaagaaaaaagtttaaaTCAAAAATTATTTAAAGAAATACACAATTCTCTAAACCTAGTATAGAATAGTGATGTTGATGCCACGAGTACTATGCTATATCTTTGACAAGTATTGTCtatactatatatatttattttaaagggggctggtgcagctgccctcaatccttgattaatgaaattgcagaatacaagggggggacatagagcctgaaccccagattacaataagcatacagagaatatcctgaaataataccaggAGTCTCaataaatctatgtattctaacaaacaccaattagcaaagagtgcacgaatgactactctatttgctttgacatagcggtgacataccggaaagataactctataacgaagaagcatcattgcaaattgcacagctttcccactatgttgtcgCACGAAAATAAATCCGGCGACACTCAATTTCATTCTGCCACTAtttcattctgccactaggaggttgcatcCATTTGATTAAGCAAATAACCCACCGCCTCACTAGGTCAGACAAGGCATACTGAGTGTGCATACCGGGACAAACCCCACGTCGCCATACCAAAAAGTGGTAGAGAATTATTGCTGACATAGAGCCAGTACTAattaaaaatagataaaaatagCAATAAATAGAAAGGATAAACGGGTCAAGGGCCAAAGCCCAGACCCAAAGTTCAACATCCCCATATTGATGTAGCTGACTGCTGTTGGATCatatataattcatatacatatttgtgccctaaaacatggaaattacttgttccaaagtccaaatttaatgttgactaatccaatttcattatttctctaatcttgtacttttgttaacctttgtgtttatttatatatatttattatgttttccttatcatgctaggaaatgatggagaagaatggaaatgcactaaaaagtcaatcctggaatattttcttactccggctaggagaaagtgagctagacaagaaaggagGGGTAGCTGTCTGACCAAACGAACtccgaatgagttgaaactctccagtttcatcctagacatcctaaggatcatttgttatgaagagtaCTAGAGctagatagaagtggaaggccttcaaacaatcagtccaattttctgcagaagcaaaactggaaaactggacctgtaaggagtccagtagcatttccggcccaacacTATtctaaaagctctgaaattctagcaggatgatctacacttataaaggaacatttgttatgaagaagtcatgAGCAAAATCTGAACTTTTGgtagagaaataattgaaggaataaatgGGCAGAAAGTGACCTGAAAAACAGCTCAACatattcccacccacatgaaaaaaaactagatgcttttctctttttccttggatatatttttctactccattctctttaatagatccccttccatgtttctgcaccttcatgctttgctttcatttcatcattaccccatcttttacttattttacaaaccactcccatactccactttcattatttttctttctctcatcatttcactcttctttttcttccctatttaaacacattctcctctcactctcaagaaccaattccttcatcccattacatctgatttctctcttcatctccttcacaaaccctccatctccacctcccaaaatccaaacccacaatacccaatctactccatcatcaccaccacaactaccatcttccaccaccataaATTTCATCACCACCACTCAAAGTTAGCCAAAGGAGCATCATATCTTCGTCACCATTTCATTTatcatcaccatcaagaagttcatatccatccattccaccatcaaggaggattcaaggagcattgaaggagaagctacccattgatttgtcaagcttcaactagttctttcttcccttaactctttaatttaccttgatttactttatagatttgatgccaatttgtatgattatgagtgagtagttactttgttggggctagggttgaaagccgtagccaaacttgtatgaattgatgttttaattgacatttgttgttatttgtgattttcatcttcatatgctaattcaagacgtgaatgcattcattcaaacttaactattttgaatgtgttgtatttgtcatctcatgaaaaaatgtttagggagtagttaaccttgaacattaatagcatgatagaatcctctatgtgcatgtgagggtagtgagttaaaatcacctagatctaggattggtttgcttgcttgattatctaaactcaaatctttatgcatctaggagcaaggaattgatacttatccggtaatataacttgttcttgggtagttagtttcacacttatccggtggaaattgataaaataaaaggagtttaagcctttgtagtcttatccggatgcaaagagggtagttgggaaattagaatagcatcacttgtatttgaacttcaatacttgcaagggaggttagtggtagacaatccaacccctaacttcatccattatattattagtttagtttaaagtaatttagtttacatttgagcatttaatttaatttggttcactactctatccaacaaacaatttcactatcaccacaatgcacatactcaccatgagcctagatttccttgtgaatttaggtttgtgattgtacatttgcatattctagctctccttaggttaacaccctagctagtgaaaggaatccaatcctcgtgggttcgacaacctttcttaaatccctatactattacttgtaccccttatacttgagggtggctatttggctaacaactGCAGAAAGCATAGCGCAACCCTATTCCCTGCGCTGCCCATGGCGTCCCTCCACAGCAACCTTCCTCGAAACCTATAGCCTCGCCGCCCCTCCTCAGATCGGAGGCATAACGCTGAAACCAAATCGGGTCTAATCGATCCAATCTGAACCCAGTGGGTCTCGACGATGCAATTGTTCGACAATCTCCAATAGGCAATCTCCGAACACACGATAACATCTCGAAGCATCCACCAAGCCGTCGACGCTCCTCCTTAAGGAAAGGCGATGCCGACCCTGCCTTCCAGTCGTGAATCTGTCGCTGTCCTTCACCGTCAAGTCCTCCAAACTCCCGGGACAGCAACACCATCCTTCTGCAACCTACACTTCGACTGGACCTGTTACCACTGGACACAAGGTCCCTTCTTCCCAGTCCGACGCCGCCGCCAAGAGGGCGTGCTGCCAAACCAGGCGTACAATCGCGCTAGATGACCATATGCGGCTCTTGGTTTTGGAGAgaaaagttttagggtttttacttTAGACTATGAACTTGCAAAGTGTATGAACTGCCGTGTCTTTGTCTATACTAtatttaagagaagagagtttgctcACCATAACTGAAGTTTTTTACTTTTATACCCCTAGAAATATTACATAACTTTATATATCTTTCTAattgtcaaagaaaaaaaaaaaaacttcaataaataatttaataagaaaatttattattttcagaAACTAACTACCCACTTCTAAACGGGTGACCACCCACTTCTCCACATCCATAGGGTGTGAAAAGTTTCTAgtgttatttatatttatttgaatttaaatCTAGTTATGACTCTTGGCCCTAATTAAAGATTTCAAACTACCTGGTAGAGTCGTTattggagagaagaaaaagaaaggacgTGCAGGGTATCATCCCCAACCCTCTTGCCCTCTCATTCAGAAAAGAATTCTGCAGAACCCTAAGACCAAAGAGACTTCCATCCTGAATCCGCCCATGTTCTTCACCATTTGAGCTGATCTCAAAATTCTGTGCCAGTAaaatgttgtgaacttgtgagTCCCCTGACATACAAATTTCATTTTTCTGGTAGTGAGCTATTGAAAGCATGGCACTCTGTAGTCAAAAACTTGTTTTAAAAAGAATGGATAAAGTCTttgccaaaaaagaagaagaagaaagaaataaagagagagagagagagagagagagagagagagagagaatggataAGGACAGGATCCATATGTAACTAAGTACGCATAATACAACTAGGTTTTACTAAATATTTTGGACggtggttttctttgttttctaagTCAAAAAACTGTTTGGTAAAACCCAACTGTTAAAACTAAAAATAAGCTAAAATGGATTTATCCCCCAATGAttcattttcttaaaattaTTGCTCTATGAATTTGCGGGTAACCGACCCAACGGTAGCAACAGAGAAAAACACCAAAAAGCCAGAAACAAAGAGGAACCTGTGACTTGTAATGTTAGCTGTGTAtttagggaagagagagaaatagagaaaagaaaaaaagagagaaaagagaaaggaaaagagagagaggtttgTTTTGGTGGTTGACTCCCaaacaaataagaaagaaaaaattttagggatttaaaaagagagagagagagagagaaagggaaggaaaggaaaggaaggatttttttttttttttggagagagAAATAGAAGAGGTTtgactctctatctctctctgcaAATCCATGGCGTTTTCTTCACATCACCTTCAAATCCTCCTTCCTAAAATCCTTCATTTCTTGCAACAGTAATTACTGCCTAAAATCCTTCATTTCTTGCAACAGTAATTACTGCAGGCCTATTTTTTCTTCTGGGTCTCCTTCAAATTTGAAttgtaaaagaaaagaagaaaaaaaaaaaatatcacaggtgggttttGTTCTTCCCCAACATTTTGATCTTTAGCCATTAGCATTGAgaaaagttttgatctttagtCTTCCATTGTTATTGTATGTGTACATTTCTTATTGGGTAtctaaaaatatataatttcttGCTCTCCATATCAAGAACACAAATCACAGTTTCTAAATTTGGGTTCTTGCTGGACAAAAAATTTATAGCTGGGAGCTAAAATTTTGGATTTGTGAATACCATTATGTTGATTCATTTCTAATTTGTGTTCAGGTTTGCGATTTATTAACGTTTTTTCTGAATTGGGTGGTCCTGAAATCTGAAAGCTTGAGGGTTCTGATTGATGGGGAATTGCTGTGTAACCCTCGGTAACTCTGCCCAGAATAAGaagaagacaaagaagaagCCAAATCCCTTTGCTACTGATTTTGGTGCTGCCAATGGCAATGAGGGTGGGGACAAGCTGTGTGTTTTGAAAGACCCGACAGGGAAAGACATTTCGGCCCAATATGATCTGGGTAGGGAGCTCGGCCGTGGAGAATTTGGAATCACGTACTTGTGCACAGATTTGTCATCAGGTGAGAAATTCGCCTGCAAATCAATTTCGAAGAAGAAGCTGAGGACTGCTGTGGATATTGAGGATGTGAGACGTGAGGTGGACATCATGAGGCATTTGCCTCAGCACCCCAACATTGTGTCATTGAAGGACACTTATGAGGACGACGAGGCGGTTCACATTGTGATGGAGTTGTGTGAGGGAGGCGAGCTGTTTGACCGCATTGTTGCTCGGGGTCACTATACGGAGCGTGCAGCTGCTGCTGTAATGCGGACAATTGTTGAAATTGTTCAGGTTGGATTCTATTATTCTTTTGTGGTGTTAATTTGGAATGAGGTCTTGCATTTGATTTGAATATACATCTGCGATATGATATGGTTTACCTTATATGATGCTGGTTGGTTTGTTATGTTCTTGTTCTGTGGATCATTGTTTGCTGTCGATATAGTTAAGGGGAAATGTGAGGTAAGGTACATCAACGATGCAGAATTGGTTATTGTATATGCGTTGCCATTGGTTTGAATTGGACcattttaagcatatgattcttCTTCCCGTTGTTATTTAGTGCATGCACTTTATATAATGTAAAGAAGTACATTTAATGAGTTGAGAGTGTTGGACTCAATTCTCTATGAGTTTTCTGttgatctttattttgttttcctttgtcgTTATAATTGTAGGATAAGTTGATCTTGCTGTATTTGGACCTTTAATAATATCCAGTTTGGATTTGATAAATTTACTGCTGACCATCAGAACTAGTTCTAGTCTCTTTTATGTTAAATTAATTATctgttcctttcaaaaaaaaaaaaaatcaattatctGCTAGTTCTGTTTTTGTTGTCATGGCTACTGATCTTATTCAATTGCTGTTGTGCATGTTCCGGTATTTGTGGGGTCCTATGATTGTGACACATTCTGGTTTATTGACGTACATTTTACCGTGCAGAGCTGTCACAAGCATGGAGTGATGCATCGCGATCTCAAACCAGAAAACTTTCTATTTGCAAATAAGAAAGAATCGGCTGCCTTAAAAGCAATTGATTTTGGGTTGTCCGTATTCTTTAAACCTGGTATTGCACTGCTTCCTTCTTGCACGTTTAATGATATTTCCACAGATCTCGGAAGTTCATGTTTTAGAATTAATTGGCACATTTCTTTATCTGCTTATGTTGAGTACAATGTAACTAAAGGTTGCAATATGCAGGTGAGCAATTTAATGAGATAGTCGGAAGTCCATACTACATGGCTCCAGAGGTTCTGAAGCGCAATTATGGTCCCGAGGTTGACATCTGGAGTGCCGGAGTAATCCTGTATATTTTACTTTGTGGTGTTCCACCTTTCTGGGCAGGTTTGTATCTCTGTTTCCAGTATTCTTATTGAGTCTTTACAACTTATATGGGGGTTACAGTGGAAAAGGATGTATGAAGCGTTTGCTTTAATTTTCTTATTTGAAAAAGAGGATGAAGTGGTAAATAGTATTCTCCAGTGTGAATGTTTCTGCTTCTCAGGATAtctttgatataaaatgatcatGGATACAAGTTCGCTTGCTGCTGTAATTCATTGTTTGTACTAGATTTACttataatttgaatttttttcccTGTAGAAACTGAACAAGGAGTAGCACAAGCAATTATCCGCTCTATCATTGATTTCAAGAGGGACCCTTGGCCTAGAGTCTCTGATAATGCGAAGGACCTGGTAAAAAAAATGCTTGATCCTGATCCCAAGAAGCGGCTGACAGCTCAAGAAGTACTTGGTAATTAGAGTAATCTCATCTGCTATATAATGGCAAAGATATATTGTTGCAAAGGTTTATAACTTTACATTACAACTTCCACTCAATTCTTTTCATGCAGATCATCCTTGGATACAAAATGCCAAGAAGGCCCCAAATGTTCCACTTGGTGAGACTGTGAGAGCAAGGCTGAAACAATTTTCTGTAATGAACAAACTAAAAAAGAGAGCTCTGGGGGTAAGTATTTTTATTATCCTTTTCAATAGTATTGATTTTCCCCATAATTATGGAAAGGATTTATGCTGGGTCACTTGTATTTTGTGTGGAAGTTGGCCTTTCTTCTTTTATGCTTTGAAATTTCTGCCACTTGATGTTTGAACTTTTGAGTATCTTATACGCAGGTCATAGCCGAGCATTTGTCAGTTGAGGAAGTAGCTGGCATAAAGGAGGCATTTCAACTGATGGATACTGATAAAAAAGGCAAGGTATCCCTGGATCAGCTTCGAAATGGAATACAAAAACTCGGCCAGCAGATTCCTGACCCAGATTTACAAATACTAATGGAAGCTGTAAGCATCAATTTGTGCTTCGCTAACTTGTCCTTCATACTTTTTATTTAACCTTGGATTGGATGATAATTGCTCAACTCTGCAAGAATTTGTGCCTGGGCAACTTGTCCTTCATTCTTTTTAAGCTTGGGTTGGAtgataaaagaaatttataaagaaaaggcttaactcTGCGACATATAGAATTTTCCATAGCAAACTGAAATCCAGCTGAAGTATTAATTGTCATGATACAGCTCAAATATGAATGCTACTGGGGACTTCTTGAACTTTCTGAAGTTTTTCATTGTGCTGATACAGCTCATGTGAGTTTCTTTTATGGTTTCTAAAAATTACTAATTGATCTCACTCACACAGGCTGATGTTGATGGCGATGGAGCTCTGAATTATGGAGAGTTTGTAGCGGTTTCGGTTCACCTTAAAAAGATGGCCAATGATGAGCACCTACATAAAGCTTTTGCATTCTTCGATCAAAACCAAAGTGGTTACATAGAAATTGAAGAGTTGCGAAATGCTTTAAATGATGATGTTGATGCAGGCGGCGAGGAAGTTATCCATGCAATTATGCATGATGTGGATACAGATAAGGTACAATTACAGCTTTCATTTCACATAGCTCATTTAGGAGACATGCAACTGAAAAAGGCTTTTGCCTTAAATTGAATCCACAAACGGTTCTATTCCGGCAGAGGATTAGTAGGCCCTACCTAGTTGCTAGTTGTGAATCATGATATCATATTTCATAATTTGATGGTCTTTTGGGTTTTTGAATATTCTTCATGCCTTCCCATTTTTAATACCTTGTCAAGTATTTGTTATTTTCATGTAGCTAAATCGTCTTGGTTGACTTCCTTTCTTGTTgactgtttttgttttattttatttggattcctttttgttttgttttgtgtgtgtgtgcgttttttttttttttttttttgcaaacgATAAATCTTGTTGCTTATTGATTCACTATAGACTATAGTTTTGAATTGCTGTTAATTTGGGAAAGGCTTCTTTTCTAAGAACAGACTGGTTTGGTCACTCATTTCTGTTCCATCTCTGGAAGCATGAGCTGCTTGAAGGGAAAGGGTTGACTGTATTTTGCTTTTCTGTTATTCTGTTATGATGATTGAATCACCCATTTGAAAAAGGCCCAAGAGTTGCTCAGATACATATGTGTGCGCGCGCGTGATTTCATGACCAGCACaaacatcaaaattcaaaactgaATAGCAATGACATTATAAATCACGTGATGCAAATTTTATTGGCTTATAAAATGTTTTCAGTTGGCAATGTGCATTCATCATTGATTCCTTGAACTGCAACCTTTTTCCATATCATCTTGCAGGATGGGCGCATAAGTTATGAGGAGTTTGTCGCTATGATGAAGTCTGGTACAGATTGGAGAAAAGCATCCAGACAATATTCACGGGAAAGATTCAACAGCATAAGCTTGAAGTTGATGCGTGAAGGGTCTTTACAGTTAACCAACGAGGGTAGATGAACcaacattctttttattttattttaattttatcagTCAACATatatttgaaatgaaatgatGTTTAAAGAGTTAAAAAGTTCCTTTCATTTGTTGGGCTTATGATTGTGTTTATCCTTTTTCTTGAGAGAAATTGTGACATGTAGGATTGGGGTGAGGGTACATGCCAATTAGTGTTAGGTTTAGTTGTGAGATCATTAACCTCAGTATGTGGCTGTAAATATTTCAATCAAGAGTCTCAGGGCATTTTCCACCAGAAAGGATTGTCTTTCAAATATGTGCCACATTATTGCTTGCATATGCTGTTGAAGATGGGTCATGTCACTTGATACTGTTCTGAGATCTCACTATCCTTCTGCCTGTGGATCTCAAGACAAGGAAAGACTTGTTCGGTTTAAGCTTGGTTTGTTTTTAATAATTACCTTGCATCACTATGTACCATCCTCATGTGCTAATTTGAAAACTTGCCAAGGAACATGTTTTATAATGCGAAAGCTATTCCTGGTTGGTTTCATTTGTATTGTTCAAAAAATATTAGCATGATGACCAAAACCGAGctgccatttttattttttcttgtttgaaATGGGTGTTTTGGTTTTGCACTTTTTATTCAAATTCCTGGAAGATATATGCATGCTTGCTGTCTGCTATTTCTTCTGCCAACTCTTGTTATCCATGAAATCCTCATACCACCACAATTAAGGGCTTACCAAGCTGCAATGTCTCGTATATGCTTCCTCAGGCGCCGCCCCTCCAGGTCCAGGTGCTGCATGACGGGCTACAAGAGATCCGGCTCGTGCTCGTAGTGCTCAAATGTGGTATACAGCAAGGACTCATCTCATCCCGGAGGAGGCTTCTTAGGGCAAAGAATACCAAGTTCCATTAAGTGAGAAGCTGGCTATACAAGTATGTCACAATGGTCATTCCAGTGCCCTTCTCTCTTCCTAGTTAGCATTAGCATTGGTGGAAGAAACTCGGTTTCTGTTTCCTTGCTACATAAACAGTGCAGTCCCAGTATGCGATAGGAGTGTTTCGGGTCTGATTTTTCAGCGAAGCGTGTGAATAGTAAGGGAAGGTGGAAACTATTAACGACGATTCTTTGGCCTGAATGAGGAGATTGTGGCCAGCCGGTCGCGAGAATTCGTTTCTTGTCTTTCTATTGTtcatataattcataaataggGCGGAAATAGCCCCCGGGTCCGGTTGGAGACATTAACTTGGGTTATGTTCGTTTTGCGGTTCTATTAGTGCCAAAGGAACAAAATGTCTGAGTGCAATGCTGAGGCGATTTACGATGGTTAAATTTTCCGAGTcaaatacaatatatatatgttatgtaAAGAACCAAATTCTTTGACAAAGTGCTCGGATTGTTCTCCGGcatcttcatttttttattattattattaggctAATAGCAAAAAAATGAAATGTTGCAATTTATGTGGATAAAAAGCAAATACAAAATAATGGAAAAAGAAGTAGTGCAAAAATGTgaactaaaaaaaaagtaaaaaaaaaccgGGTCCGGTTCGTAGATTTTCACCGTTATAATAATGGCTCAAAATATCAGCACAGCTATTCcataaaaacccaaaacctgttAGTTCTGTTTCTAACGCGATAGAGAAACCAAGACCTTCTTCATTCATCTCGTAACGAACCACAAGCTGCAAGGTAGGATTTAATTTCTTGGTTGTGGTTGAAGTTATTAATATTGTTTTCATATTCTTTGCCATCTTTTGTTTTATTCTGAATTCTCtacacagaagatgatgatgattgttTTGGTACGAAGATTTTAAGGCACCAATTTGTGTGTAAATTGCAGAGCACTGTACTAGAGTATTGGGTTTAATAAGGAGGTAGCTGTATCCTTGCACTCTActgcttttgttgttgttgttgttgtagtGTCCTTTTTTAGTTAACATTGTTGTTTATGGTGGAAATGCGGTGTTGGATCAGTTTTTGAACCTAGATGATTGGAAGTGCAATCCTTGTTTATGTAGTGGAAGTCTTGTGACTCTTCCTTGGTCAATCTTCGCAAATTTGATAGGCTTCAAAGGCGCGAGGCGTCTAAGAAATTGAGTGTGTTTTGCTGTCGAGGCGCAGAGGCGGCGAAGGCGCTGTTCAAGGCGGAGAAAGCGCAGAAAACGCGTCCGGAGGCGTTAAAGGCGGACgctccagttttttttttttttttttttacaacaccAAAACACTGTGGGTTAAAAGTCCTATAGGTTCACGAGCTGAAGTCATTTTTGGTTTCCTCCAGccttctccatcaaaactccgTCTCCTTCCCTCTCAAATCCCAATTCCCAAAGCCGCAATTTGATAAAATGGTCAAGAGCCCATTGGTTCTCTCAAGGATTTCGCTGTAAAAGGAGGCTGTTTGCAGATTTGGAGAAAGAAATTTTCTTACTTTCAGAGTTGTAGTTCGATATTTGAGTTCGAATTGATGTTTTGTAGTTCTGTTTCAATTGAAGTTTATCTGATTTTGATTCTTCGTATATTTGAGTTTGAAATGATGTTGTGTTCCAATCGAAGTTTATTGCTTGACTCAGGTTTATTTTGAAAATTCTTAGCATTCAATACTTTTTTCAATAAGAGTGGTGTTGACAGGTGTATCTCAGGATTAACCCCAAAAGACAATTCTTCTTTTAATATGCTTATCTTTGTTTAACTTATGAGGTGAGGCTTGGAAGTGGAATTACATCTGGAAGGTTCATATTTAGGAGGCTTGGATGCTGTGAGGTTTGTTTCTGTGAGGCTTTCTTCAATAAGAGTGGTGTTGACAGTTCTGTGACCTTGGGTTATATATGTGGCTTCTTTGGGTGATTTATGTATAGGTAACTAGTAACTACATTCTAATCGTATTCCTATAAACTCTGTGGGTTATATATGTGTGCACTCGTTTCCAACTTTGTTAAGCCGATACAGAGACCAAAATATGATGCTATTCAATTCTATTAGT
It encodes:
- the LOC112164617 gene encoding calcium-dependent protein kinase 8 isoform X2; this encodes MGNCCVTLGNSAQNKKKTKKKPNPFATDFGAANGNEGGDKLCVLKDPTGKDISAQYDLGRELGRGEFGITYLCTDLSSGEKFACKSISKKKLRTAVDIEDVRREVDIMRHLPQHPNIVSLKDTYEDDEAVHIVMELCEGGELFDRIVARGHYTERAAAAVMRTIVEIVQSCHKHGVMHRDLKPENFLFANKKESAALKAIDFGLSVFFKPGEQFNEIVGSPYYMAPEVLKRNYGPEVDIWSAGVILYILLCGVPPFWAETEQGVAQAIIRSIIDFKRDPWPRVSDNAKDLVKKMLDPDPKKRLTAQEVLDHPWIQNAKKAPNVPLGETVRARLKQFSVMNKLKKRALGVIAEHLSVEEVAGIKEAFQLMDTDKKGKVSLDQLRNGIQKLGQQIPDPDLQILMEAADVDGDGALNYGEFVAVSVHLKKMANDEHLHKAFAFFDQNQSGYIEIEELRNALNDDVDAGGEEVIHAIMHDVDTDKDGRISYEEFVAMMKSGTDWRKASRQYSRERFNSISLKLMREGSLQLTNEGR
- the LOC112164617 gene encoding calcium-dependent protein kinase 8 isoform X1, whose amino-acid sequence is MGNCCVTLGNSAQNKKKTKKKPNPFATDFGAANGNEGGDKLCVLKDPTGKDISAQYDLGRELGRGEFGITYLCTDLSSGEKFACKSISKKKLRTAVDIEDVRREVDIMRHLPQHPNIVSLKDTYEDDEAVHIVMELCEGGELFDRIVARGHYTERAAAAVMRTIVEIVQSCHKHGVMHRDLKPENFLFANKKESAALKAIDFGLSVFFKPGEQFNEIVGSPYYMAPEVLKRNYGPEVDIWSAGVILYILLCGVPPFWAETEQGVAQAIIRSIIDFKRDPWPRVSDNAKDLVKKMLDPDPKKRLTAQEVLDHPWIQNAKKAPNVPLGETVRARLKQFSVMNKLKKRALGVIAEHLSVEEVAGIKEAFQLMDTDKKGKVSLDQLRNGIQKLGQQIPDPDLQILMEAADVDGDGALNYGEFVAVSVHLKKMANDEHLHKAFAFFDQNQSGYIEIEELRNALNDDVDAGGEEVIHAIMHDVDTDKDGRISYEEFVAMMKSGTDWRKASRQYSRERFNSISLKLMREGSLQLTNEGAAPPGPGAA